ATAACGGATACACGGGGAGCACGGAGGCTCTCACCCTTTACCGTGCCATCGTTTCTCGCCAACCTCGCGGCAGGACAGGTTACCATCAGGTATGGATTTACAGGTCCAATTGGCACGCCTGTAACCGCCTGCGCTGCTAGCGTTCAGGCCATCGGCGACGCCGCGCGGCTGATACGCTCCAACGAGGCCGACATCGTTCTGTGCGGCGGGGCAGAAGCATGCATTGATAAGGTTAGTCTTGGGGCATTTGCTGCCGCGCGAGCACTATCCACCGGCTACAATACTACCCCGGAACTGGCGTCGAGGCCATTCGACACCGAGCGCGATGGTTTCGTAATGTCCGAAGGGGCTGGTCTGATCGTCATAGAGGAGTTGGAACATGCCCTCGCTCGGGGTGCCAAACCCATAGCCGAATTGGTAGGATACGGCACTACCGCTGATGCACACCATATGACTGCCGGTCCAGAGGACGGTCGAGGCGCGGCCCGTGCGATGAAAATCGCGCTCCAGAGTGCTGGGTTGAAGCCAGTCAATATTCAACATTTGAACGCTCATTCGACCTCCACCCCCGTAGGTGACCGTGGAGAAATAGCGGCGATTAAATCCGTCTTTGGCAATCATAATGTGGCCGTGAGCGCCACGAAATCGGCGACCGGACACCTACTTGGTGCCGCAGGCGGTATTGAGGCAATCTTCACGATACTCGCCCTACGGGATCAAATCG
The nucleotide sequence above comes from Desulfovibrio aminophilus. Encoded proteins:
- the fabF gene encoding beta-ketoacyl-ACP synthase II; the encoded protein is MRRIVVTGMGLVGPLGCGVEISWNRLLDGKSGIKSLPDEISRDLPVKIGGLVPSPIEDSEAGFDPDLIVDTKDQRKMDRFILFALAAAKEALETAGWHPASDYECERTATVIASGIGGFPAIASAVRITDTRGARRLSPFTVPSFLANLAAGQVTIRYGFTGPIGTPVTACAASVQAIGDAARLIRSNEADIVLCGGAEACIDKVSLGAFAAARALSTGYNTTPELASRPFDTERDGFVMSEGAGLIVIEELEHALARGAKPIAELVGYGTTADAHHMTAGPEDGRGAARAMKIALQSAGLKPVNIQHLNAHSTSTPVGDRGEIAAIKSVFGNHNVAVSATKSATGHLLGAAGGIEAIFTILALRDQIAPPTRNLENPDPVAAGIDLVHQSARPILMEHAISNGFGFGGVNSSVAFRRW